In a single window of the Labrus mixtus chromosome 20, fLabMix1.1, whole genome shotgun sequence genome:
- the ndufb10 gene encoding NADH dehydrogenase [ubiquinone] 1 beta subcomplex subunit 10 has protein sequence MPSDHDKAAYPAPPRQTPVVDKQTALPNPAVILTKLFYYSVDLPVTTFRGIIDGFRENNRPVYYHQKYRRVPYLTECEEGDYTCCYEAEMQWRRDFKVDQEIMKVVQERLRACQSREGHSFHQNCAKEMELFTETAKNYQLRYGDLGAYGSSRKCLMKQKERMMAAQAQTA, from the exons ATGCCTTCAGACCATGACAAAGCTGCGTACCCTGCGCCTCCACGGCAGACTCCGGTTGTGGACAAACAGACCGCACTGCCAAACCCTGCCGTGATTCTGACTAAACTCTTTTATTACTCCGTGGACCTGCCTGTCACCACATTTAGAG GTATCATCGACGGCTTTAGGGAGAACAACAGGCCCGTGTACTACCACCAGAAGTACCGCCGTGTCCCTTACCTGACGGAGTGCGAGGAGGGAGACTACACCTGCTGCTATGAGGCTGAGATGCAGTGGAGGAGAGATTT CAAAGTGGACCAGGAGATCATGAAGGTGGTGCAGGAGCGTCTACGGGCCTGCCAGTCGAGAGAGGGACACAGCTTCCACCAGAACTGTGCAAAAGAAATGGAGTTGTTCACTGAGACAGCGAAGAACTACCAGTTACGCT atggaGACCTGGGAGCGTACGGCAGTAGTCGTAAATGTCTAATGAAGCAGAAAGAACGAATGATGGCTGCCCAGGCCCAGACTGCTTAA
- the rps2 gene encoding 40S ribosomal protein S2: protein MADDAGGRGGFRGGFGERGRGRGRGRGRGRGRGRGARGGKSEDKEWVPVTKLGRLVKDMKIKTLEEIYLYSLPIKESEIIDFFLGSGLKDEVLKIMPVQKQTRAGQRTRFKAFVAIGDYNGHVGLGVKCSKEVATAIRGAIILAKLSIVPVRRGYWGNKIGKPHTVPCKVTGRCGSVLVRLIPAPRGTGIVSAPVPKKLLMMAGIDDCYTSARGCTATLGNFAKATFDAISKTYSYLTPDLWKETVFTKSPYQEFTDHLAKTHTRVSVQRERQAAAAAAPPS, encoded by the exons ATGGCGGACGACGCCGGTGGTAGAGGAGGTTTTCGCGGAGGTTTCGGTGAACGCGGCCGTGGACGGGGCCGTGGCCGCGGCAGAGGCCGTGGAAGGGGCCGCGGTGCCCGGGGAGGCAAGTCCGAGGACAAGGAA TGGGTCCCCGTCACCAAGCTGGGCCGTCTGGTTAAGGACATGAAGATCAAGACCCTGGAGGAGATCTACCTGTACTCTCTGCCAATCAAG gaGTCAGAGATCATTGATTTCTTCCTGGGATCTGGTCTGAAGGATGAGGTGCTCAAGATCATGCCTGTCCAGAAGCAGACCAGGGCCGGTCAGCGTACCAGGTTCAAG GCCTTTGTTGCCATTGGTGACTACAACGGCCATGTTGGTCTGGGAGTGAAGTGCTCCAAAGAGGTGGCCACAGCCATCCGTGGTGCCATCATCCTGGCCAAGCTGTCCATCGTCCCTGTCAGGAGAGGTTATTGGGGTAACAAGATCGGAAAGCCCCACACCGTGCCCTGCAAGGTGACTGGACGTTGTGGCTCTGTCCTGGTGCGTCTCATCCCTGCCCCCCGTGGTACCGGTATCGTGTCAGCCCCTGTGCCCAAGAAGCTGCTCATGATGGCGGGTATCGACGATTGCTACACCTCTGCCAGGGGCTGCACAGCCACCCTCGGCAACTTCG CCAAGGCCACCTTCGATGCCATCTCTAAGACTTACAGCTACCTGACCCCTGATCTGTGGAAGGAGACCGTCTTCACAAAGTCTCCCTACCAG GAGTTCACTGACCATCTGGCCAAGACTCACACCAGGGtgtctgtgcagagagagagacaggccgccgcagcagcagctcccCCCTCCTAA